A window of Fluoribacter dumoffii NY 23 contains these coding sequences:
- a CDS encoding Lpg1974 family pore-forming outer membrane protein translates to MKKLATIMFCALGMGMANAGTMGPVCNPDNVTVPCPCNAWEIGISALYLQPTTNSPLLNPTILSLNGGSYHGLKSKSAWDWGFLLQGGYHFNTGNDLNLNWLHFNGNSSKNFVVSFPVSTEIPDITNTAHLKYDTDVDVVNLELAQSSDFGRKTNIRFYGGGQYVNSEIKRTERNYEKTRFTPTDTLFQYSTTHTKFQGAGPRVGIDMTHKLNYGFSLFAQSATALLLGERKAKLSGANLSGLASTSFSAYAKRSRIIPELEAKLGLNYQWMTPNNGTFSLMGGWMWQHYLNMFLMPPGGRTNLSPVVTQNDFAMDGPFIKGKWVSGC, encoded by the coding sequence ATGAAGAAACTAGCTACTATTATGTTTTGTGCTTTGGGTATGGGCATGGCAAATGCCGGTACAATGGGCCCAGTATGCAACCCTGATAACGTGACTGTTCCCTGTCCCTGCAATGCTTGGGAGATAGGCATCAGCGCTTTATATTTACAGCCAACCACAAATTCACCCCTGCTTAACCCTACTATACTCTCATTAAACGGCGGCTCGTATCATGGCCTTAAATCCAAATCAGCCTGGGATTGGGGATTTCTGCTGCAGGGGGGCTATCATTTTAATACAGGTAATGACCTTAATTTAAATTGGCTGCACTTTAACGGCAATAGTTCTAAGAATTTTGTAGTATCTTTTCCTGTAAGTACAGAAATCCCAGATATTACTAATACTGCGCATTTGAAATATGATACTGATGTTGATGTCGTCAATCTTGAATTGGCGCAAAGCAGCGATTTTGGCAGGAAAACAAATATCCGTTTTTATGGCGGAGGACAATACGTCAACTCCGAAATTAAGCGTACTGAACGTAATTATGAAAAAACCAGGTTCACCCCCACTGATACTCTTTTCCAATATTCGACAACTCATACTAAATTCCAGGGTGCAGGTCCACGTGTCGGGATAGACATGACCCATAAACTGAACTACGGGTTTTCGCTCTTTGCCCAAAGCGCTACAGCCTTACTCCTTGGGGAGCGAAAAGCAAAATTATCGGGGGCAAACCTAAGTGGGCTTGCCAGTACTTCTTTTAGCGCCTATGCCAAAAGAAGCCGCATTATTCCCGAGCTGGAAGCCAAATTAGGGTTAAACTATCAATGGATGACCCCCAATAATGGAACCTTTAGCTTAATGGGCGGCTGGATGTGGCAACATTACCTGAATATGTTCCTTATGCCTCCAGGAGGAAGAACTAATCTTTCACCAGTTGTCACTCAGAATGATTTCGCTATGGATGGCCCCTTCATCAAAGGGAAATGGGTTTCTGGATGTTAA
- a CDS encoding pteridine reductase has protein sequence MNPSAKEDTKTALVTGGARRIGAAIVRKLHAADYKVIIHCHHSLQEAQCLAADLNAHRPHSAWVLQKELTAPGAAEEMLTSVQEWTTRLDLLVNNASVFIRTDLTTFADTDWYSLFDIHVKAPFLLCLAARPLLAKHSGAIINITDIHAQKPLKEYSVYCQSKAALEMQTKSLAREFAPEIRVNAIAPGATAWPENFNSLTPEAKEKIIAKTPLKKHGDPDCIAQAVLALAENSFITGQILKVDGGRSLLG, from the coding sequence TTGAATCCATCAGCCAAAGAAGATACGAAGACCGCTTTAGTTACGGGCGGTGCCCGCCGTATAGGAGCTGCCATTGTCAGAAAATTGCATGCAGCAGATTATAAGGTAATTATTCATTGCCATCATTCCTTGCAAGAGGCACAATGCCTGGCCGCAGACTTAAATGCGCATCGCCCCCATAGTGCTTGGGTTTTGCAAAAGGAACTTACGGCTCCAGGGGCAGCAGAGGAGATGCTCACTTCAGTTCAGGAATGGACTACCCGTCTGGACTTGTTAGTTAATAATGCCTCCGTCTTCATCCGTACTGATTTGACCACCTTCGCGGATACAGACTGGTATTCCCTGTTTGACATTCATGTTAAAGCCCCTTTTTTACTATGTCTTGCAGCCCGTCCCTTATTGGCAAAGCACTCAGGAGCTATTATCAATATAACCGACATCCATGCACAAAAACCTCTGAAAGAATATTCGGTGTATTGTCAAAGCAAAGCGGCTTTGGAAATGCAAACCAAAAGCTTGGCACGGGAATTTGCACCGGAAATAAGGGTCAACGCCATTGCACCAGGCGCAACTGCCTGGCCTGAAAATTTCAATTCCCTGACTCCCGAAGCCAAAGAAAAAATCATTGCCAAAACCCCATTAAAAAAACATGGCGATCCGGACTGTATTGCCCAGGCTGTGCTTGCTTTGGCAGAAAATTCATTTATTACAGGACAAATACTCAAAGTCGACGGAGGAAGAAGCTTGCTTGGCTAG
- a CDS encoding class I SAM-dependent methyltransferase, whose amino-acid sequence MSILQTLNSLLTQRQAIPFVEFMQLALYAPGHGYYSSGLQKLGRQGDFITAPELTPLFGKALANQCQQVLMELESPVLFEFGAGSGALCVAILEHLEKQNCLPETYYILEVSANLQHRQRELINQKIPHLAQRVTWLERWPQVPFNGVVIANEVLDAMPVHRFMKTDEAIMESYVALDEQQHLVELFKPCENQRLLDYINNRLSLSNAPYLSEVNLFIDDWILNLNQMLHQGVVFLIDYGFPRHEYYHPDRNQGTLMCHYQHHSHPDPLMHPGEQDITAHVDFTHVAEAGHQAGFHISGFTNQASFLLANGLLSLLNSLDSELELVHAKQAIKQLTLPSEMGELFKVIALSKNVDIPLNGFLLHDKRVSL is encoded by the coding sequence ATGAGTATATTACAAACCTTAAATTCGCTCCTGACTCAACGCCAGGCGATTCCTTTTGTTGAATTCATGCAACTGGCATTGTACGCCCCCGGACATGGATATTACAGTTCCGGATTGCAAAAATTAGGGAGGCAGGGTGATTTTATTACTGCTCCCGAATTAACCCCATTGTTTGGTAAAGCTCTTGCCAATCAATGCCAGCAAGTGCTTATGGAACTTGAGTCTCCTGTTTTATTCGAATTTGGCGCAGGTTCGGGAGCTTTGTGTGTCGCCATTCTGGAGCATCTGGAAAAACAGAACTGTTTGCCTGAAACCTATTATATTTTGGAAGTGAGTGCGAACTTACAGCACCGCCAACGTGAACTGATAAATCAAAAAATTCCTCATTTAGCGCAGCGGGTGACGTGGCTTGAGCGGTGGCCGCAAGTTCCTTTTAACGGAGTGGTTATCGCTAATGAAGTTCTGGATGCAATGCCTGTGCACCGTTTTATGAAAACAGATGAGGCTATCATGGAAAGTTATGTGGCCCTGGATGAACAGCAGCATTTAGTCGAATTATTTAAGCCCTGCGAGAATCAACGATTACTGGATTACATCAATAACAGATTGTCATTATCCAATGCTCCTTATCTTTCGGAGGTGAATCTATTTATTGATGATTGGATTTTGAATCTTAATCAGATGCTGCACCAAGGGGTGGTATTTTTAATTGATTATGGATTCCCCCGTCATGAGTATTATCATCCGGATAGAAATCAGGGAACTTTAATGTGCCATTATCAACACCACAGCCATCCTGACCCTTTAATGCACCCAGGGGAACAAGACATAACCGCACATGTTGATTTTACGCATGTAGCGGAAGCGGGGCATCAAGCGGGCTTCCATATTTCCGGTTTTACGAACCAAGCCTCTTTTTTGCTGGCTAACGGTTTGCTAAGCTTATTAAATTCATTGGATAGCGAGTTGGAACTAGTGCATGCGAAGCAAGCGATAAAGCAGCTTACCCTTCCCAGTGAAATGGGAGAGTTATTTAAAGTAATTGCTTTAAGCAAAAATGTGGATATTCCCTTAAACGGGTTCCTGTTACATGATAAACGAGTGAGTTTATGA
- a CDS encoding 6-pyruvoyl trahydropterin synthase family protein — protein sequence MTIKKYLTTVELQKESMKFSAGHTTIFSATEREPLHGHMYGVYLALTTWVEENGMTFDYRYYKERIHKLCRFLNQTFLMPQFSPFLEFAEDEEYYYFTFNHKKIPFLKEDVTLLPVSNITVEELSRWFVNELIKDKAELDRHRIETVVVKVFSAPGQSASHQWQRVHE from the coding sequence ATGACTATAAAAAAATACCTGACAACCGTAGAACTCCAAAAAGAGTCCATGAAATTTTCTGCGGGACATACGACAATTTTCTCTGCAACAGAAAGAGAGCCCTTACATGGGCATATGTATGGAGTTTATTTGGCCCTCACTACCTGGGTGGAAGAAAATGGGATGACCTTTGATTATCGCTATTACAAGGAACGTATCCATAAATTATGCCGATTTCTAAACCAGACTTTTTTGATGCCGCAATTTTCTCCCTTTTTAGAATTTGCGGAGGATGAAGAGTATTATTATTTTACGTTTAACCACAAAAAAATCCCTTTTCTTAAAGAAGACGTGACTCTTTTACCCGTATCGAATATCACGGTTGAAGAGTTATCCCGTTGGTTTGTCAATGAATTGATTAAAGATAAAGCAGAGCTGGATCGCCATCGTATTGAAACTGTGGTGGTTAAGGTTTTCTCAGCTCCAGGACAATCAGCCAGCCACCAATGGCAAAGAGTACATGAATAA
- a CDS encoding primosomal protein N': MNKSERSHSIEDNSTSFAEAPSLEIIEENAAELENIIYQVCIPHTHREYFDYVAEGLSPCIGARVWVPFRKQIRLGLVIGKVNTSHDISALKSIGTLIDEQPLIEEDMLTLCSWIANYYQSPLSEVLPLALPKKYRLGEPCQLPMGDFYQLALPLEEAKKHLPARARKQHELIQFLSTQTKPILRQHLTEKGFNSTQLCSLLAAEVISLSQQIMLPERTEASLSSPLPLNPEQKVAVTAITEALHQYQCFLLQGITGSGKTEVYLQVIAQVLAQQKQVLILVPEIGLTPQLVSRFKERFKEQIAVIHSNLNETERQVAWQLAKESKVQMVIGTRAAIFTPMPDLGLIVIDEEHDASLKQMEGVRYSARDTALMRAHLANIPVILGSATPSLESIHNVRQKKYTLLRLNQKALSTTPLHYQLIDLRSQPLQHGLATTTLQVIQEHLHKQNQVLVFINRRGFAPVLLCHQCGWMADCRACDSHLTLHKYLGQMICHHCGLVQKTPDHCLSCHSVELIPVGAGTQRVHEFLSSYFPDTQVIRIDRDAVRKKNSLDEHLLKIHQGEAQLIVGTQMLAKGHHFPRLSLVVILDADAGLYNQDFRALEHLGQLLIQVSGRAGRVDQEGQVLIQTHLPDHPLLNLLIQQGYDSFADALLTTRQQAQLPPFEYLALIRAQGKAVGSVLKFLHAAKECIGNSPVMVMGPAPAPMPRKANQHRMQLLIKSSSRKHLKNVLTQLREWLVGNKLSNGVRWNVDVDPMDLS, translated from the coding sequence ATGAATAAAAGTGAGCGCAGTCATTCTATTGAGGATAATTCTACATCCTTTGCTGAAGCTCCATCTCTAGAGATTATCGAGGAGAATGCCGCAGAGCTGGAAAATATCATCTATCAAGTCTGTATTCCCCATACGCATCGTGAGTATTTTGATTATGTTGCAGAAGGTTTAAGCCCATGTATCGGAGCTCGAGTTTGGGTTCCTTTTCGCAAACAAATTCGTCTGGGTTTGGTAATCGGCAAGGTAAATACTTCCCATGATATTAGCGCACTAAAGAGCATCGGTACCCTCATTGATGAACAGCCATTAATCGAGGAAGACATGTTGACTCTATGCTCCTGGATTGCCAATTATTATCAATCCCCTTTATCTGAGGTATTACCACTTGCCTTACCTAAAAAATATCGCTTGGGGGAGCCTTGCCAATTACCCATGGGAGATTTTTATCAATTGGCATTACCGTTGGAGGAAGCCAAAAAGCATCTTCCTGCCCGAGCCCGCAAACAACACGAGCTTATCCAGTTTTTGAGTACGCAAACAAAACCAATTCTCAGGCAACATTTAACCGAGAAAGGATTTAATTCCACCCAGCTTTGCAGTTTACTGGCTGCAGAAGTTATTTCCTTATCACAGCAAATCATGTTGCCCGAAAGAACGGAAGCTTCATTATCGTCCCCCTTGCCTCTTAATCCCGAACAAAAGGTGGCGGTAACTGCAATCACCGAAGCCTTACACCAATATCAGTGCTTTTTGTTGCAAGGGATCACAGGAAGCGGGAAAACGGAAGTCTATTTGCAGGTAATCGCTCAAGTACTGGCACAACAAAAGCAAGTATTAATCCTGGTTCCTGAAATTGGATTAACACCTCAATTAGTCTCCCGTTTTAAGGAACGTTTCAAAGAGCAAATCGCCGTAATCCATTCGAACTTGAATGAAACGGAGCGTCAGGTAGCATGGCAATTGGCCAAGGAAAGCAAAGTGCAAATGGTGATCGGAACTCGGGCTGCAATTTTCACACCGATGCCTGATTTAGGTCTTATTGTGATTGATGAAGAGCATGATGCTTCCTTAAAGCAAATGGAGGGGGTGCGTTATTCCGCCCGAGATACGGCTTTGATGCGGGCCCATTTGGCAAATATACCTGTTATTTTGGGCTCGGCAACCCCAAGTCTTGAGAGCATCCACAATGTGAGGCAAAAGAAATATACATTATTACGTTTAAATCAAAAGGCCCTCTCCACAACCCCGTTGCACTATCAACTCATCGATTTACGATCGCAGCCACTCCAGCATGGCTTGGCAACCACAACCTTACAAGTAATTCAGGAGCACTTGCACAAACAAAATCAGGTCCTGGTATTTATTAATCGGCGTGGTTTTGCTCCTGTTCTCTTGTGTCATCAATGCGGTTGGATGGCTGACTGCCGCGCTTGCGACAGCCATTTGACCCTGCATAAATATCTTGGGCAGATGATTTGCCATCATTGCGGGTTAGTCCAAAAAACTCCAGACCACTGCCTCAGTTGTCATAGTGTGGAATTAATCCCGGTTGGTGCGGGAACCCAGCGCGTCCACGAGTTCCTAAGCTCCTATTTTCCTGATACCCAAGTGATTCGTATTGATCGTGACGCTGTGCGCAAAAAAAATTCTTTGGATGAACATCTTCTTAAAATTCATCAAGGGGAGGCACAGTTAATTGTAGGCACTCAAATGCTTGCCAAAGGCCATCATTTTCCTCGCCTTTCTTTGGTTGTTATTCTTGATGCTGATGCAGGACTTTATAATCAGGATTTTCGTGCTTTGGAGCATTTAGGACAATTATTAATACAAGTTTCAGGGCGTGCAGGCCGTGTTGATCAGGAAGGTCAAGTCTTAATACAAACGCATCTCCCCGATCACCCTTTGCTCAATTTATTGATTCAACAAGGCTATGATTCCTTTGCAGATGCATTATTAACTACCCGTCAACAAGCCCAACTTCCTCCATTCGAGTATTTAGCCTTAATTAGAGCGCAAGGAAAAGCCGTGGGCAGTGTTTTAAAATTTTTACATGCGGCCAAAGAGTGTATAGGAAACTCTCCGGTTATGGTGATGGGACCTGCACCCGCCCCTATGCCTCGTAAAGCCAATCAGCATCGCATGCAACTGCTGATTAAATCCTCTTCGCGTAAACATTTAAAAAATGTTTTAACGCAGTTACGAGAGTGGCTGGTGGGAAATAAATTAAGTAATGGGGTTCGTTGGAATGTAGATGTGGATCCTATGGATTTATCATGA
- a CDS encoding acyl-CoA thioesterase has protein sequence MNESKIAVHKKIFPIAWGDMDALGHVNNARYFDYFQEARIDWLRELNINMSEKTGPVVIHVACTFLKPVIYPATVTLSSKIHSLGNSSMMMDHDLYQGEVLMAQGSCKIVWVDYQQNKSISLPHEIRELFETK, from the coding sequence ATGAATGAGTCGAAAATTGCAGTACATAAAAAAATTTTCCCTATAGCCTGGGGCGATATGGATGCATTAGGCCATGTAAATAACGCCCGCTATTTTGATTATTTTCAGGAAGCGCGTATCGACTGGTTACGAGAACTCAATATCAACATGAGTGAAAAAACAGGCCCGGTTGTAATTCATGTGGCCTGTACCTTTTTAAAACCGGTCATTTATCCGGCGACGGTGACTTTGTCTTCCAAAATACACAGTCTTGGCAATTCCAGTATGATGATGGATCACGATCTCTATCAGGGTGAGGTGTTAATGGCACAGGGTAGTTGCAAAATAGTTTGGGTTGATTACCAGCAAAATAAATCAATTTCCTTACCCCATGAGATCCGAGAACTTTTTGAAACAAAGTAA
- the thyA gene encoding thymidylate synthase, whose product MKTYLNLLEHILNNGSEKTDRTGTGTLSVFGYQMRFDLRQGFPLVTTKKLHMRSIVHELLWFLKGDTNIAYLNENGVSIWDEWADSHGDLGPIYGKQWRNWPTADGRTIDQLSDVVHQIKTNPDSRRLLVSAWNVGELDQMALMPCHALFQFYVANNTLSCQLYQRSADVFLGVPFNIASYALLTHMVAQQCDLNVGEFIWTGGDCHLYLNHLEQARTQLTREPLPLATLNIKRKPDSLFDYAYEDFEFVNYQSHPAIKAPIAV is encoded by the coding sequence ATGAAAACTTATTTGAATTTACTGGAACATATATTAAACAATGGCAGCGAAAAAACAGACCGAACAGGCACAGGTACCTTGTCGGTTTTTGGTTATCAAATGCGCTTTGATTTGCGCCAGGGATTCCCTTTAGTGACCACCAAAAAACTCCATATGCGCAGTATTGTTCATGAGTTACTCTGGTTTTTAAAGGGGGATACCAATATTGCCTATTTAAATGAAAATGGAGTTAGTATTTGGGATGAATGGGCTGATAGCCATGGTGATTTGGGACCCATTTATGGCAAACAATGGCGAAATTGGCCCACAGCAGATGGACGCACTATTGATCAACTCAGTGATGTGGTTCACCAAATTAAAACCAACCCTGATTCCCGGCGGTTGCTGGTGAGTGCCTGGAATGTGGGAGAATTGGATCAAATGGCTTTGATGCCTTGCCATGCTTTATTTCAATTTTATGTAGCCAACAACACCCTTTCTTGTCAATTGTATCAACGTTCTGCAGATGTATTTTTAGGCGTGCCTTTTAATATTGCGTCCTATGCCCTGTTAACCCACATGGTTGCCCAGCAATGCGATCTCAATGTCGGGGAATTCATATGGACAGGGGGAGATTGCCATTTATATCTCAATCACCTGGAACAAGCTCGTACTCAATTAACGAGGGAACCGCTGCCTTTAGCTACTTTAAATATCAAACGTAAACCTGATTCCTTATTTGACTATGCTTATGAAGATTTTGAATTCGTAAACTATCAATCTCATCCTGCCATCAAAGCACCGATTGCAGTTTAA
- the lgt gene encoding prolipoprotein diacylglyceryl transferase, whose protein sequence is MLTFPYINPVAFSIGPIQVHWYGLMYLIGFVSGWLLAHWRAKHYHLDWTSEQISDLIFYAALGVIVGGRIGYMLFYNFPELLHNPLSLFKLWQGGMSFHGGLLGVALALWLFSRKSKKSFLELGDFIAPLVPIGLGAGRIGNFINGELWGRVTDMPWGMVYSHVDDQPRHPSELYEFGLEGIGLFLLVWIYARKPRPVGRVSAVFLMGYAVCRIIAEFFRQPDPQLGYIAFGWLTMGQILSIPMLLLGFWLWWLKR, encoded by the coding sequence ATGCTAACCTTTCCCTACATCAATCCTGTAGCATTTTCAATCGGTCCCATTCAAGTTCACTGGTATGGCTTAATGTATTTGATTGGATTTGTGAGTGGCTGGTTACTCGCTCACTGGCGTGCCAAACATTACCATCTGGATTGGACTTCAGAACAAATCAGTGATTTGATTTTTTATGCTGCCCTCGGGGTCATTGTTGGTGGACGCATCGGTTATATGCTGTTCTATAACTTCCCGGAATTGCTCCACAACCCCTTGTCTTTATTTAAGCTCTGGCAAGGAGGAATGTCTTTTCATGGGGGATTGCTTGGTGTTGCTCTTGCTCTTTGGCTCTTTTCCAGAAAAAGTAAAAAATCGTTCCTGGAGTTGGGGGATTTCATTGCCCCACTTGTGCCCATCGGTTTAGGTGCCGGGCGTATTGGTAATTTTATTAACGGTGAATTATGGGGACGAGTTACCGACATGCCTTGGGGTATGGTATACAGCCATGTAGATGACCAGCCTCGCCATCCTTCAGAATTATATGAATTTGGTTTAGAGGGAATCGGATTGTTTTTACTTGTTTGGATCTATGCGCGTAAACCCCGGCCAGTAGGTCGCGTCTCCGCTGTCTTCCTCATGGGCTATGCAGTATGTCGTATCATTGCCGAGTTTTTCCGACAACCCGACCCACAATTGGGCTATATCGCTTTCGGATGGTTGACAATGGGACAAATTTTATCTATTCCCATGTTGTTACTGGGATTTTGGTTATGGTGGCTTAAACGATGA
- the ptsP gene encoding phosphoenolpyruvate--protein phosphotransferase: MLKVLKRIVQEVTTAKQLSEALGILVQQINKAINAEAASVYLIDTKHAEYVLIATEGLNKEAQFRVRISFDSGLVGLVGRREEPINLEDAPDHPDFYHNPLLGEEHLRAFLGVPIIQHRKLYGVLIVQQTEQRYFDDTEESFLITLAAQLGGIIAHAEATGELAELTQPKPLGVSKKVEVSPAALAGIGSVPGIGIGTAVVVYPQADIDAVPQNPVETLDEEINAFYEALESTREDMHRLSKRMKSVVGEEEHALFDVYLRILDKDSLGVEVEHIIRKEKIGAQAALANVIKKHIAQFESMEDSYLRERASDFRDLGRRVLAALQLSQQEEIVYPKRTILVGEEVTPAALAEVPEGYLAGVISAKGSNNSHVAILARALGVPTVMGVRGLKLDSISRRAVVVDGYYGQVYISPSKSVLAEFKLLEQEEQALNQSLVSLRDKPAETTDNYKISLQVNTGLAMDAGLSMSVGAEGVGLYRSEVPFMSRDHFPSEDEQTIIYRQTLKAFAPHPVTMRTLDIGGDKVLPYFPVAEDNPYLGWRGIRVTLDHPDVFLMQVRAMMRASEGLNNLRIMLPMVTNLSEVEEASYLIDQAFTELLEEGCVIEKPKVGVMIEVPAAAYLAREMAKRVDFISVGSNDLTQYFLAVDRNNARVAGLYDSMHPAMLRVLLKIVEGGHAAGVEVSICGEMASDPLAVILLVAMGFDTLSMNSSSLPRVKWVIRNFAIANARKILAEVLEFEHPAQIRFHLQKALEEEGLGSLIRSGKSI, translated from the coding sequence ATGCTCAAAGTACTTAAACGGATAGTTCAAGAAGTCACTACTGCGAAGCAGCTTTCTGAGGCACTTGGCATTTTAGTGCAACAAATTAATAAAGCCATTAATGCAGAGGCCGCTTCCGTTTACCTTATAGATACCAAACACGCCGAATATGTTCTTATTGCCACAGAAGGTTTAAACAAGGAAGCCCAATTCCGCGTTCGTATTTCCTTTGATAGCGGCCTTGTAGGTCTTGTGGGCCGCCGCGAAGAACCCATTAATCTTGAAGATGCTCCAGACCATCCTGATTTTTACCATAATCCTTTACTAGGTGAAGAACATCTTCGAGCATTTTTAGGGGTCCCCATCATACAGCACAGAAAACTCTATGGAGTTCTCATTGTGCAACAAACAGAACAACGTTATTTTGATGATACTGAAGAATCTTTTTTAATTACCTTGGCAGCCCAGCTGGGCGGAATTATTGCACATGCAGAAGCCACAGGGGAGCTGGCAGAATTAACCCAGCCCAAACCCCTGGGTGTTAGCAAAAAAGTCGAAGTCAGTCCAGCAGCTCTGGCAGGAATTGGTTCTGTCCCTGGGATTGGAATAGGTACTGCGGTGGTTGTATATCCTCAAGCCGATATTGATGCGGTACCTCAAAACCCTGTTGAGACTCTGGATGAAGAAATTAACGCGTTTTATGAAGCGCTGGAATCCACCCGCGAAGACATGCATCGTTTAAGCAAACGCATGAAATCTGTAGTAGGCGAAGAAGAACATGCCTTGTTTGATGTTTATTTGCGGATACTCGATAAAGACAGCCTGGGCGTTGAAGTAGAGCATATAATCCGCAAAGAAAAAATAGGGGCGCAAGCCGCCCTGGCAAATGTGATCAAAAAGCACATCGCCCAATTTGAAAGCATGGAAGACAGCTATCTTCGCGAACGCGCCAGTGATTTCCGTGATTTGGGACGCCGTGTCTTGGCGGCATTACAATTGTCCCAACAAGAAGAAATTGTTTATCCCAAAAGAACAATTTTAGTTGGAGAGGAAGTAACCCCCGCGGCCTTAGCCGAAGTTCCTGAAGGATATCTTGCGGGAGTTATCTCAGCCAAAGGGTCCAATAATTCGCATGTCGCTATTTTAGCACGCGCTTTGGGCGTACCCACGGTTATGGGTGTCCGTGGCTTAAAATTGGACTCCATTTCCCGGCGTGCCGTAGTTGTTGATGGATATTACGGGCAAGTTTATATTTCCCCCTCAAAATCGGTATTGGCAGAATTCAAACTCCTTGAACAGGAAGAACAAGCTTTAAATCAGAGTCTGGTTAGTTTGCGGGATAAACCTGCAGAAACGACGGATAACTATAAAATTTCCTTGCAAGTGAATACGGGCTTGGCTATGGACGCTGGATTATCCATGAGTGTTGGTGCTGAAGGTGTTGGCCTATACCGCTCAGAAGTTCCTTTTATGAGTCGGGACCATTTTCCTTCAGAAGATGAGCAAACCATTATTTATCGGCAAACTCTGAAAGCCTTTGCCCCCCATCCTGTCACCATGAGAACTCTGGATATTGGCGGTGATAAGGTACTTCCCTATTTCCCGGTAGCTGAAGATAACCCCTACCTGGGATGGCGGGGAATTCGCGTCACCCTGGATCATCCTGACGTCTTCTTGATGCAGGTTCGGGCAATGATGCGAGCAAGCGAGGGATTGAATAATTTGCGTATCATGCTGCCTATGGTCACTAATTTAAGTGAAGTCGAAGAAGCTTCCTACCTTATTGATCAAGCCTTCACGGAATTGCTGGAAGAAGGTTGCGTTATCGAAAAACCCAAGGTAGGGGTTATGATCGAGGTTCCTGCAGCCGCCTATTTGGCACGCGAAATGGCTAAGCGAGTTGATTTTATCTCCGTAGGCAGCAATGATTTGACCCAGTATTTTTTAGCAGTAGATAGAAACAATGCGCGAGTTGCAGGCCTTTATGATTCCATGCATCCGGCAATGCTGCGCGTGTTACTGAAAATAGTAGAAGGCGGTCATGCTGCTGGAGTGGAAGTAAGTATTTGTGGCGAAATGGCCAGTGATCCCCTAGCGGTTATTTTATTGGTCGCCATGGGTTTTGATACTTTAAGTATGAACTCCTCCAGTTTACCGCGGGTAAAATGGGTTATCCGTAATTTTGCCATTGCCAATGCCCGTAAAATCCTTGCCGAAGTATTGGAGTTTGAACATCCGGCGCAAATTCGTTTTCATTTGCAAAAAGCCCTGGAAGAAGAAGGATTAGGCAGCCTTATCCGCTCTGGGAAGTCCATATGA
- a CDS encoding RNA pyrophosphohydrolase has protein sequence MVIDRAGYRLNVGIILVNAQNRVFWGRRTGHDAWQFPQGGLAAGETSLEAMFRELHEEVGLDKEDVEVIGSTKRWLKYRLPKQYLRHGSEPLVIGQKQKWYLLKLVASEQKVKLDLSDSPEFDSWRWVDFHEPEGQVIFFKRQVYAQALKELEPLLKKNRRSPYGIKRRKRS, from the coding sequence ATGGTGATTGATCGTGCCGGTTATCGGTTGAATGTAGGTATTATCCTAGTCAACGCACAAAATAGGGTTTTTTGGGGTAGAAGGACTGGTCATGATGCTTGGCAATTCCCGCAAGGCGGTTTAGCTGCTGGCGAAACTTCGTTAGAAGCAATGTTTCGGGAGTTGCATGAAGAAGTAGGGTTGGATAAAGAAGATGTTGAAGTCATAGGCTCCACCAAGCGCTGGCTTAAATACAGGCTTCCCAAACAATATCTGCGTCATGGCAGCGAACCTTTGGTAATAGGACAAAAACAAAAATGGTACTTGTTAAAACTTGTCGCGAGTGAACAAAAAGTCAAACTGGATTTGAGTGACTCACCGGAATTTGACAGCTGGCGTTGGGTTGATTTTCATGAACCAGAAGGACAGGTTATTTTTTTTAAACGCCAGGTTTATGCGCAGGCTTTAAAAGAGTTAGAACCGTTGTTGAAAAAGAATCGCCGGTCTCCATACGGCATTAAACGAAGAAAGAGATCCTAG